In Malus sylvestris chromosome 16, drMalSylv7.2, whole genome shotgun sequence, the following are encoded in one genomic region:
- the LOC126607698 gene encoding uncharacterized protein LOC126607698 — MDWGFVRKAWDKWASLNIASPDEPLKAALLINYDPTGPSRLLSTIAEEEGIKVNPIELSQFVDFIKCDKQQTESFVIGTNQYVVTSIHDNWFCARCMNTSKHSGEGAIVMQTAAFLLVGLYDGSIGSASRAMAAVDQFAWQLSRKNM, encoded by the exons ATGGATTGGGGTTTTGTGCGTAAAGCTTGGGACAAGTGGGCTTCCCTCAACATTGCTTCTCCTG ATGAGCCATTAAAAGCAGCTTTACTCATCAACTACGACCCAACTGGACCATCTCGCTTGTTGTCTACCAT CGCTGAAGAGGAAGGAATAAAAGTGAATCCGATCGAATTGAGTCAATTCGTTGATTTCATCAAATGTGACAAGCAGCAAACTGAGAGCTTCGTTATTGGAACAAACCAAT ATGTGGTGACATCAATTCATGATAATTGGTTCTGTGCAAGATGCATGAACACATCAAAACATTCTGGTGAAGGCGCTATCGTTATGCAAACAGCAGCATTTCTGTTGGTTGGATT GTATGATGGTTCTATTGGCTCAGCATCTCGTGCTATGGCGGCTGTTGATCAGTTTGCATGGCAATTAAGTCGAAAGAATATGTAA